In the Gymnodinialimonas sp. 202GB13-11 genome, one interval contains:
- a CDS encoding ABC transporter substrate-binding protein, whose product MKTLTLSAVFSLIGTVALAQTIVQSCEREVAFEGVPQAAVSHDINLTEMMLVLGLTDQMIGYTGISGWNKLDEEMRAGVEELPELAERYPTTEVLVGAEADFFFAGWNYGMRVGGEVTPETLERFGINVYELSESCIHVGMEQEVTLDLMYNDLRNLGAIFGVEERAETLISGYQAELTEIIAGLNTEGEAPRVFVYDSGEDTPFTAGHFAIPTAMIEAAGGVNIMDDFRESWGTVSWEAVVERDPEVIIIVNYGEVTAEQKMEFLRNSPALSGISAVQNNRFVVLEYVEATPGPRNINAVARLAEAFWPE is encoded by the coding sequence ATGAAAACGCTCACCCTATCCGCAGTCTTCAGCCTTATCGGCACAGTCGCACTGGCACAGACCATTGTGCAGTCCTGCGAGCGCGAGGTTGCATTCGAAGGCGTGCCGCAGGCAGCGGTTTCCCACGACATCAACCTCACCGAGATGATGCTGGTTCTTGGGCTGACCGACCAGATGATCGGCTATACTGGCATTTCCGGCTGGAACAAGTTGGACGAAGAAATGCGCGCAGGGGTCGAGGAATTGCCCGAACTGGCCGAGCGTTACCCGACAACGGAAGTGCTGGTAGGGGCCGAGGCGGATTTCTTCTTTGCCGGTTGGAATTACGGCATGAGGGTCGGCGGTGAAGTGACACCTGAGACGCTCGAACGATTTGGCATCAATGTCTACGAGTTGAGCGAAAGCTGTATTCACGTTGGGATGGAACAGGAGGTCACGCTTGATCTGATGTACAATGACCTGCGCAACCTTGGTGCAATCTTCGGCGTCGAAGAGCGCGCGGAGACATTGATTTCGGGCTATCAGGCGGAACTGACCGAGATCATCGCAGGCCTTAACACCGAAGGCGAAGCACCGCGTGTGTTTGTCTATGACAGCGGCGAAGATACCCCCTTCACGGCGGGCCATTTTGCAATCCCGACCGCAATGATCGAAGCGGCTGGCGGCGTGAACATCATGGATGACTTCCGCGAAAGCTGGGGCACGGTCAGCTGGGAAGCCGTGGTGGAGCGGGACCCTGAGGTCATCATTATCGTAAACTATGGTGAAGTTACCGCCGAACAGAAGATGGAGTTCCTGCGCAACAGCCCGGCCCTTTCGGGGATTAGTGCTGTTCAGAACAACCGCTTCGTCGTGCTGGAATATGTCGAAGCCACGCCTGGGCCGCGAAACATCAATGCCGTGGCCCGCTTGGCCGAAGCGTTCTGGCCGGAATGA
- a CDS encoding ABC transporter ATP-binding protein, which translates to MRAADLVVENASWASRGAEGFSLHATSFSVAAGRLLGIVGPNGAGKSTLLRLLYRYNMPATGRIMVGGDDIWAMPPRKAARKVAAVLQEQPTDFALTVGEVVALGRVPHRDGFSAGGAAETAIIEAALLKLDLAHLAFRQMGTLSGGERQRVMVARALAQQPQVLILDEPTNHLDIRHQLEVLDLIRNLDLTVVTSLHDLNLAAGLCDDLLILKQGKALAFGTPAEVLTEDLVTSAFHVDARADWLNRSDTRHFTFHLQTKRTPLQ; encoded by the coding sequence ATGAGGGCGGCGGATTTGGTTGTCGAAAACGCCTCCTGGGCGTCGCGCGGGGCAGAAGGATTTTCACTACACGCCACCAGTTTCTCGGTCGCGGCTGGTCGGCTTTTGGGCATTGTCGGGCCAAACGGCGCTGGAAAGTCGACCCTTTTGCGGCTGCTCTATCGCTACAACATGCCCGCAACAGGTCGGATCATGGTGGGGGGCGACGACATCTGGGCGATGCCGCCGCGCAAGGCTGCTCGGAAGGTTGCTGCAGTCTTGCAGGAACAGCCCACCGATTTCGCCCTGACAGTTGGCGAGGTCGTGGCTTTGGGCCGGGTTCCCCATCGCGACGGGTTCAGCGCAGGCGGCGCAGCGGAAACTGCGATAATTGAAGCGGCATTACTGAAGCTTGATCTCGCTCACTTGGCGTTTCGCCAAATGGGCACCCTTTCTGGCGGGGAACGGCAGCGCGTGATGGTTGCCCGAGCCTTGGCTCAGCAACCGCAGGTGCTGATCCTTGATGAACCGACAAATCACCTCGATATCCGGCATCAGCTTGAAGTGCTGGATCTGATCCGAAACCTCGACCTGACAGTTGTGACCAGTCTGCACGATCTGAACCTTGCGGCTGGGCTGTGCGACGACCTGCTCATCCTCAAACAGGGCAAGGCACTAGCGTTTGGAACCCCTGCAGAGGTTCTGACCGAAGATCTTGTCACCAGCGCCTTTCACGTCGATGCAAGGGCCGATTGGCTCAACCGTTCAGACACGCGCCACTTCACCTTCCATTTGCAAACCAAAAGGACTCCCCTGCAATGA
- a CDS encoding DUF1636 family protein has product MHRTTPNHRISVCTSCKHKGATCEPGYDLIKRLREAIDAAGDAIPEAFEISGVACMAGCDRPCTIAYHGTRKATYLFGDIDADEDIEALVAFARQYSVLHDGWCSSVDRPGKLRRTTLARVPAAITIVEHSPEPVQ; this is encoded by the coding sequence ATGCACCGGACAACACCCAATCACCGCATCTCGGTTTGCACATCTTGCAAGCACAAAGGGGCCACGTGCGAGCCGGGATATGACCTGATCAAACGCCTGCGCGAGGCGATTGATGCGGCCGGAGACGCGATCCCCGAGGCATTCGAGATATCTGGTGTGGCCTGCATGGCGGGCTGCGACCGGCCTTGCACAATCGCCTACCATGGCACACGCAAGGCGACCTACTTGTTTGGCGACATTGATGCCGACGAGGATATCGAGGCGCTTGTTGCTTTCGCACGCCAATATTCAGTTCTGCATGATGGATGGTGCAGTTCGGTCGACCGACCGGGCAAATTGCGCCGGACCACTTTGGCCCGTGTTCCTGCGGCCATAACCATCGTTGAGCACAGCCCGGAGCCTGTGCAATGA
- a CDS encoding zinc-dependent alcohol dehydrogenase family protein — translation MPLTAQFDALGGPENINLVDLPVKQPGPGEVQVRMRAAGLNRAELLYVAGNYLVEPPIPAAPLGAEGAGEILAVGNGVSNFMVGDRVCILPMMDWAKYGTLAEVVNVPAEALETIPEGVSFEDAAAFWMAFATAYGMILDKGGMPKEADGRVALITGASSSVGTAAFQILTEIGATSIATTRTQMKAPALQDAGADHVVVTDVEDLAERVGTITAGKGVDLVCDSVIGDMIAPAAEALVPEGTMVLMGFQSGEIPGLPFYPILTKGIAIKGFHLVWHLLDNADRRKAAVDFLMPLWATGKLKPVIDRIFPLDEVSDAYAYMASNRHLGKIVVRIR, via the coding sequence ATGCCTCTCACAGCTCAATTTGACGCCCTCGGTGGACCCGAGAACATCAATCTTGTGGACCTGCCCGTGAAGCAACCCGGACCAGGTGAGGTTCAGGTGCGCATGCGTGCTGCAGGTCTCAACCGTGCTGAGCTTCTCTATGTAGCCGGAAACTATCTTGTTGAGCCTCCCATCCCGGCGGCCCCCTTGGGTGCGGAAGGCGCAGGTGAGATTTTGGCTGTGGGCAATGGCGTTTCGAACTTTATGGTAGGTGACAGAGTCTGCATTCTTCCAATGATGGACTGGGCGAAATACGGGACACTTGCCGAGGTTGTGAACGTCCCGGCTGAGGCATTGGAGACAATTCCTGAGGGCGTAAGCTTTGAAGACGCGGCCGCGTTCTGGATGGCATTTGCCACTGCATACGGCATGATCCTCGACAAAGGTGGTATGCCGAAAGAGGCAGATGGTAGGGTCGCGTTAATTACGGGTGCAAGCTCCAGTGTTGGGACAGCAGCGTTCCAAATCCTTACCGAAATCGGGGCGACCAGTATCGCGACGACGCGCACCCAAATGAAAGCGCCAGCATTGCAAGATGCAGGCGCGGATCATGTCGTCGTCACCGACGTTGAAGATCTTGCTGAGCGAGTTGGTACGATCACAGCTGGCAAGGGGGTCGATCTCGTTTGCGACTCTGTTATTGGAGACATGATTGCCCCCGCCGCCGAAGCATTGGTTCCTGAAGGCACAATGGTGTTGATGGGGTTTCAATCAGGCGAAATCCCTGGGCTTCCTTTCTATCCCATCCTCACGAAGGGCATTGCCATCAAAGGGTTTCACCTTGTTTGGCACTTGCTGGACAATGCCGATCGAAGGAAAGCAGCTGTGGATTTCCTGATGCCGCTCTGGGCGACAGGAAAACTGAAACCGGTGATCGATCGCATCTTTCCACTCGATGAAGTGTCTGATGCCTACGCTTACATGGCAAGCAATCGTCACCTGGGAAAAATCGTCGTCCGCATTCGATGA
- a CDS encoding LysR family transcriptional regulator, with product MDWEEIKTLRAVVQHRTVRGAGHALGVHHTTIGRRIDSLEASIGTNLFNRTPDGLLLTSAGERLFAVAQDFDEALIDAERSIVGLDDELAGSLAVTMPEPLLNALFIPELPEFVANNPSVELRFDTSLSIRDVARREADFAVRLDNNPPETLVGKRLFAYTEAVYATSEYLARDPKNRRWLGWGHGTQGAPEWVQSSEFPDLPIWGVFPTIPSQQAAARQGLGFAILPCLFGDADPELQRVGKRPPTKSRDIWLLTHNDLRKTARVQAFMSFAEDLLRRKKSVIQGS from the coding sequence GTGGACTGGGAAGAGATCAAAACGCTCCGGGCCGTGGTCCAGCATAGAACAGTCCGCGGCGCCGGGCATGCACTCGGCGTGCACCACACAACGATTGGCCGACGGATCGACTCGTTGGAGGCCAGCATTGGGACCAACCTATTCAATCGCACTCCCGATGGGCTGTTGCTCACCTCCGCCGGAGAGCGACTGTTTGCGGTTGCGCAGGATTTTGACGAAGCCCTCATTGATGCAGAACGCAGCATTGTAGGTTTGGATGATGAACTGGCGGGGTCTTTGGCTGTCACGATGCCAGAGCCGTTATTGAACGCGCTTTTCATTCCGGAATTGCCGGAATTCGTCGCGAACAACCCGTCCGTGGAACTCCGATTTGATACCTCGCTGTCCATCCGAGACGTTGCGCGACGTGAAGCGGACTTTGCAGTGAGGCTGGATAATAACCCACCCGAAACGTTGGTCGGAAAACGGCTCTTCGCCTATACCGAGGCCGTCTATGCGACGTCCGAATACTTGGCCCGTGACCCCAAAAATCGTCGATGGCTCGGATGGGGGCATGGCACGCAAGGCGCGCCAGAGTGGGTCCAATCATCTGAGTTTCCCGACCTTCCGATTTGGGGAGTCTTTCCGACGATCCCGTCACAACAAGCGGCAGCACGGCAAGGCCTCGGTTTCGCGATACTTCCGTGCCTATTCGGGGATGCAGACCCTGAACTACAGCGTGTCGGCAAGAGACCTCCTACAAAGAGCCGGGACATCTGGCTCCTGACGCATAACGATTTACGCAAGACCGCCCGCGTGCAGGCCTTCATGAGCTTTGCCGAAGACCTCCTCCGCCGAAAGAAATCCGTCATCCAAGGAAGTTGA
- a CDS encoding alpha/beta fold hydrolase translates to MLDTAAQVHPRIKELGLQDEYPFASHFIDTPMGRMHYLDEGAHTGGSTVLAVHGNPSWSFLYRVLVKGLSSDRRVVVPDHIGFGLSDKPDDEHAYTLKAHIDHLEDLVLKLDLTNITLVMQDWGGPIGLGVAARHPDRIKALVVMNTFGFYPPVDGMDPEALKLPPPLLMMRSKGLGDFMVRRLGFFERQVMTMATATRRNGPVKAAYRDVFRSSADRAGVMAFPRMIPTNTRHPAAKILLEETGPYVEQFDGPAHIFWGLKDPLIPIGALAAWKKRLPQAGVTEFETARHYLQDDEPEALVHHLRTFLTSKVD, encoded by the coding sequence ATGCTTGACACAGCGGCACAGGTGCACCCCCGCATCAAAGAGCTAGGGCTGCAAGACGAGTATCCGTTTGCCTCTCACTTCATCGATACTCCGATGGGGCGAATGCACTATCTGGACGAAGGCGCACACACCGGCGGGTCCACCGTTCTTGCGGTTCATGGCAACCCGTCTTGGTCCTTTCTCTATCGTGTATTGGTCAAAGGCTTATCGTCAGATCGGCGCGTAGTCGTTCCAGACCACATCGGTTTTGGGCTTTCCGACAAGCCAGACGACGAGCACGCCTACACGCTCAAAGCCCATATCGACCATTTGGAGGATTTGGTCCTCAAGCTGGACCTGACCAACATAACGCTTGTGATGCAGGACTGGGGTGGGCCGATTGGCTTGGGCGTAGCGGCTCGGCATCCCGACCGCATCAAGGCACTGGTTGTCATGAACACGTTTGGGTTCTACCCGCCCGTCGACGGTATGGACCCCGAAGCGCTGAAGCTTCCACCTCCCCTATTGATGATGCGGTCCAAGGGTTTGGGTGATTTCATGGTCCGGCGGCTTGGCTTTTTCGAACGGCAAGTGATGACGATGGCCACTGCAACGAGGCGCAATGGGCCAGTGAAAGCTGCCTACCGGGATGTTTTCAGAAGCTCGGCGGATCGTGCAGGCGTCATGGCGTTCCCCCGCATGATCCCCACGAACACGCGCCATCCGGCCGCCAAGATCCTGCTCGAAGAAACAGGTCCGTATGTCGAACAGTTCGACGGCCCGGCCCATATTTTTTGGGGCTTGAAGGATCCGCTCATTCCCATCGGCGCATTGGCTGCTTGGAAAAAACGCCTGCCGCAGGCCGGTGTCACAGAGTTCGAGACCGCCCGCCATTACCTCCAAGATGATGAGCCTGAGGCTCTGGTGCACCACCTTCGCACCTTCCTGACGTCCAAAGTCGACTGA
- a CDS encoding haloalkane dehalogenase → MPFEKNFVEVNGSRMAYVDEGEGPVVLFLHGNPTSSYLWRNIIPFVLDDVTGATTRYRAIAPDLIGMGDSDKPDIGYTFAEHAEYLDGFIEALGLEDITLVIHDWGSVLGMRYARMNENNVKAVAFMEAGIPPALPAPSLEAMGEANAQLFGMLRSEAGEVAVLQNNFFVEEVLGRLAVATPLSEDVLDHYRAPFPTPESRLPTLVWPRQVPIAGEPADTAAVITENGAWLYSTDLPKLMLHVAPGALMPPPVVEYVRANASNLEDVFLGPGVHFVQEDHPEAIGRSLRDWMDRLAA, encoded by the coding sequence ATGCCTTTCGAAAAGAACTTCGTGGAGGTGAACGGTTCAAGGATGGCCTATGTGGATGAAGGTGAAGGACCAGTCGTTCTTTTCCTGCATGGCAACCCGACCTCATCGTACCTTTGGCGCAACATTATTCCGTTCGTTCTGGACGATGTTACTGGCGCCACGACCCGATACCGCGCGATTGCGCCTGACCTGATCGGCATGGGCGACAGCGACAAACCAGACATTGGGTACACATTCGCAGAGCACGCCGAGTATCTAGATGGCTTCATTGAAGCTTTGGGCTTGGAGGATATTACTCTCGTCATTCATGACTGGGGATCTGTCCTCGGAATGCGCTACGCCCGCATGAACGAGAACAACGTCAAGGCCGTTGCCTTCATGGAAGCTGGAATTCCGCCAGCCCTTCCAGCCCCCAGCCTTGAGGCGATGGGCGAGGCGAATGCACAACTCTTCGGAATGCTCAGGTCAGAAGCAGGCGAGGTTGCCGTTCTGCAGAACAACTTCTTTGTGGAAGAGGTTCTCGGTCGGCTGGCCGTCGCAACGCCGCTCTCCGAAGATGTCCTCGATCATTATCGCGCACCATTCCCAACACCAGAAAGCCGTCTGCCAACTTTGGTTTGGCCGCGTCAGGTGCCGATCGCCGGGGAGCCAGCAGATACTGCAGCCGTCATCACAGAGAACGGCGCGTGGCTCTACTCAACCGATCTGCCCAAATTGATGCTGCACGTGGCGCCGGGCGCCCTCATGCCTCCTCCCGTTGTTGAATACGTGAGAGCGAACGCCTCCAATCTGGAAGACGTCTTCCTCGGACCGGGTGTGCATTTCGTTCAAGAAGATCATCCCGAAGCCATTGGTCGCTCATTGCGCGATTGGATGGACCGGCTAGCGGCCTGA
- a CDS encoding DUF1330 domain-containing protein yields the protein MDSPKPVFLIALLEVQDMASFQAGYVGPLKAINDRHGVETIVATPMLSALEGAPTANVAAVLRFASQAALDAWYTDPDYQPLIHARQSSTDQSSSQLIALTPVS from the coding sequence ATGGATTCCCCAAAACCGGTTTTTCTCATCGCGCTTCTAGAGGTCCAGGATATGGCCAGCTTTCAGGCTGGATATGTCGGGCCCCTAAAGGCAATCAATGACCGTCATGGCGTGGAGACCATCGTCGCCACTCCAATGCTTTCCGCGCTGGAGGGCGCGCCCACAGCCAATGTCGCAGCAGTCCTGCGGTTCGCTTCCCAGGCTGCGTTGGACGCTTGGTATACAGACCCGGATTACCAACCGCTGATCCATGCACGGCAATCGTCGACAGACCAGAGCAGCTCTCAACTCATCGCTTTGACGCCAGTGTCGTAA
- a CDS encoding MAPEG family protein → MTFETALIGFALVTMTALTVEIVYAYVSQGFGYGFSSNRPTVERGALGLRIQRAYQNQVESSAYIVPVLAGAAYLGVSGDGPALAAALIVLGRAAFVVLYYTGIPFIRILGFTCGSLGSLYLAVQCVLMMSATA, encoded by the coding sequence ATGACGTTTGAAACCGCCTTGATCGGCTTCGCACTTGTAACAATGACCGCGCTGACGGTCGAAATCGTCTACGCTTACGTGAGTCAGGGCTTCGGCTATGGCTTTTCTTCCAACCGGCCCACGGTTGAGCGGGGTGCACTCGGGCTTCGCATACAGCGCGCCTATCAAAACCAGGTTGAGTCTTCGGCCTACATCGTTCCCGTTCTGGCGGGGGCAGCGTATTTGGGTGTCTCCGGTGACGGTCCGGCGCTTGCCGCAGCGCTTATCGTGCTGGGCCGTGCTGCATTCGTGGTGCTGTACTACACCGGCATCCCTTTCATCCGCATTTTGGGCTTCACCTGCGGGTCGCTCGGGTCGCTCTACTTGGCTGTCCAGTGTGTGCTCATGATGTCGGCTACAGCTTAA
- a CDS encoding TetR/AcrR family transcriptional regulator encodes MARPRSFDEDTVVDAAMVAFWRTGFDDTPINALEQATGVKRISLYNAFGDKEGLFLAALDRYHLGAVEVYEGTVAKGELDAIQNLFKAMSAPADSDAPAHSGCLMVNTVLDVRRASEEVKERIESYRNLLKRSFVSALTNARSSGQMIADDQLLNQRATYLLGLLWGALAMIRVEGNTTAAKDVAAVGNAVIDSWRIKA; translated from the coding sequence ATGGCCCGCCCAAGAAGTTTTGACGAAGATACGGTGGTAGATGCCGCAATGGTGGCCTTTTGGCGTACGGGGTTTGATGACACCCCCATCAACGCGCTTGAACAAGCCACGGGCGTGAAACGGATCAGTCTCTACAACGCGTTCGGTGACAAGGAGGGTTTGTTCCTCGCCGCATTGGATCGCTACCATTTGGGAGCTGTCGAAGTGTATGAGGGCACGGTCGCAAAGGGCGAATTGGACGCCATCCAGAACCTCTTCAAGGCCATGAGTGCACCGGCGGATTCGGACGCGCCTGCTCATTCAGGGTGTCTGATGGTGAATACGGTGCTGGACGTGCGCCGCGCCTCGGAGGAGGTCAAAGAGCGGATCGAGAGTTACCGCAATTTGCTAAAGCGTTCCTTCGTTTCAGCGCTAACGAATGCACGGTCAAGCGGCCAGATGATTGCGGATGACCAACTCCTGAACCAGCGTGCAACTTATCTTCTTGGTTTGCTCTGGGGGGCCCTCGCGATGATACGCGTAGAAGGCAACACGACCGCTGCCAAAGATGTAGCCGCAGTTGGCAACGCAGTCATTGACAGCTGGCGCATCAAAGCTTGA
- a CDS encoding SRPBCC family protein has protein sequence MRAALSNVALLAAIILSLPAPTPAQDWAGSFDAAIVDDITLRRTIELQFRSPPEEIFPQLLTRVDLYDPNVIEVRFDHSQSENPGQFGVGSLRICVFADGRELVEPIVIYDPPYSYGYTVDHEASTMSLPVSDIVLIYSFRPAESAATHLNVQAFYDPRIPGTVPVIEPVLTGTLRRTFQTAVDVFGGTYLGDERP, from the coding sequence ATGCGTGCCGCACTCAGTAACGTCGCCCTCTTGGCGGCGATCATCCTCTCTTTGCCTGCTCCCACCCCGGCGCAGGATTGGGCGGGGTCATTTGATGCAGCCATTGTTGACGATATCACGCTCCGGCGCACGATTGAGCTTCAGTTCCGCAGCCCTCCGGAGGAGATCTTCCCACAACTTCTCACACGGGTGGACCTTTACGATCCCAACGTGATCGAAGTGCGTTTTGATCATTCTCAAAGTGAGAATCCGGGTCAGTTTGGCGTCGGGTCGCTTCGCATTTGCGTCTTCGCTGATGGTCGCGAGTTGGTTGAACCGATTGTCATCTACGATCCACCATATTCCTACGGCTACACGGTGGATCACGAAGCGTCGACAATGTCGCTTCCCGTCAGTGACATCGTCCTCATTTACTCGTTTCGGCCCGCAGAAAGCGCCGCGACACATCTGAATGTGCAGGCGTTTTACGATCCCCGCATTCCCGGCACCGTGCCGGTCATTGAGCCAGTCCTGACCGGCACGTTGCGCCGCACCTTCCAAACCGCCGTTGACGTCTTCGGCGGCACCTATCTCGGCGACGAGAGACCCTGA
- a CDS encoding SRPBCC family protein has product MTVATKVDHVWSILATDYAKVGKWARAVQASEAKETGTPVNGAPVTGRVCTASIGDVTETIRIFDPAYHILAYDAKAKAMPFFVRNLSGRWKLHGIGDETEVDLSFVADLMPPFRTLMGWAMRRQFSTAIDETLEDLKLFAETGKIHPDKAAALAA; this is encoded by the coding sequence ATGACTGTGGCAACAAAGGTGGATCACGTGTGGTCCATCCTTGCGACTGATTATGCTAAAGTTGGCAAATGGGCGCGTGCAGTGCAGGCGTCCGAGGCGAAGGAAACAGGCACTCCGGTCAACGGCGCGCCAGTGACGGGTCGTGTGTGTACCGCATCCATCGGCGACGTGACGGAGACAATCCGCATCTTCGACCCCGCGTATCACATCCTTGCCTATGACGCCAAGGCGAAGGCCATGCCATTTTTTGTGCGTAACTTGAGTGGCCGGTGGAAGCTGCACGGCATCGGAGATGAGACTGAAGTCGATCTCTCTTTCGTCGCAGATCTGATGCCGCCCTTCCGCACACTGATGGGTTGGGCAATGCGACGCCAGTTCAGCACAGCCATCGACGAAACGCTCGAGGACCTCAAACTCTTCGCCGAGACAGGCAAGATTCATCCTGACAAAGCCGCTGCCTTGGCAGCCTGA
- a CDS encoding MAPEG family protein: MTLELWSAFVTGGMLWLSIVVQQLHLDKIGGTAYALSNRVDPPPDSPAQGRLLRAVRNQSDVAAVWITLVVVQQITGSSGALTYWASLAMIVSRIFYLPLYAFGITPFRSLSWALFLFAAPVFGVGIILGLDTVGVAVNP, encoded by the coding sequence ATGACACTCGAACTCTGGTCCGCATTCGTGACCGGTGGCATGCTTTGGCTGTCCATCGTCGTACAACAGCTTCACCTCGATAAAATCGGGGGCACGGCATACGCACTTTCAAATCGCGTTGATCCGCCGCCCGACTCTCCGGCACAAGGCCGTCTCTTGCGCGCCGTGCGGAACCAGAGCGACGTGGCTGCTGTTTGGATCACCCTTGTCGTTGTCCAGCAGATCACTGGATCATCTGGCGCTCTCACCTATTGGGCCTCGCTGGCCATGATCGTGTCCCGCATTTTCTATTTGCCGCTTTACGCATTCGGGATCACGCCGTTTCGCAGCCTGAGTTGGGCGTTGTTCCTGTTTGCGGCACCTGTCTTCGGCGTTGGGATCATCTTGGGTCTTGATACTGTCGGTGTGGCGGTCAATCCATGA
- a CDS encoding methyltransferase domain-containing protein, with the protein MSWLSKLIASEGRSRADRAFDERRRAADTLSLAELDPSHSILELEPGKGWFSGLLLELINPLGSLVVQQPAELDGFFGKEARKRIERSANSNARYSAASWETLDSDGHSIDRVVWLQGPHELWFTPQPGVSFGKPSKVFAEIARVLKPGGKFLLIDNLAPPGVDQASAGALHRSVPNELSALVEETGLRLEHEDRDWICDTNDPLDIPTYDPKVHLKTRQFAQVFMK; encoded by the coding sequence ATGAGCTGGTTATCTAAACTGATCGCGTCTGAAGGGCGGTCCCGCGCGGACCGTGCCTTCGACGAGAGGCGCCGCGCCGCAGATACTCTTTCCCTTGCAGAGCTGGATCCAAGTCATTCAATCCTGGAGCTTGAACCGGGAAAGGGCTGGTTCAGTGGACTGCTGCTTGAGCTCATTAATCCGTTAGGCAGCCTGGTAGTTCAACAGCCCGCGGAATTGGACGGCTTCTTCGGGAAGGAGGCCCGAAAACGCATTGAACGTTCAGCGAATTCGAATGCGCGTTACAGCGCTGCGTCTTGGGAAACCCTGGATTCAGACGGCCACTCAATAGATCGTGTCGTGTGGTTGCAGGGGCCACATGAACTTTGGTTCACACCGCAACCGGGCGTCAGTTTTGGCAAGCCGAGCAAAGTGTTTGCCGAAATCGCTCGGGTCCTGAAACCGGGCGGGAAGTTCCTACTTATCGACAATCTGGCGCCACCCGGCGTGGACCAAGCCTCGGCCGGTGCATTGCATAGAAGCGTGCCAAATGAATTGAGCGCGCTCGTCGAAGAAACTGGCCTGCGCCTTGAGCATGAAGATCGGGACTGGATCTGTGATACGAACGATCCGCTTGATATCCCCACCTACGATCCCAAAGTGCATCTGAAGACTAGGCAGTTTGCGCAGGTCTTCATGAAGTGA
- a CDS encoding lytic transglycosylase domain-containing protein, which produces MAATCGNDASGFSRWQQEFAAEAAAAGIGPAGLQALAATTYATRTISADRNQRSFSYSLEEFMRVRGADTIVRQGRQRIAANPAFYDSLERAYGVPAAVIVAIHGMETGFGNFMGDANVLSAIATLAYDCRRTAFFSEHALAALTLVDRGIISPNSVGAMHGELGHTQFLPGNVLRYGVDGNGDGRVDLNNLTDAMASTANFLRQNGWRPGQGYQEGQRNFSAIQAWNAAPVYQRAIAIMASQIEG; this is translated from the coding sequence ATGGCCGCGACCTGCGGCAATGACGCGTCCGGTTTCTCTCGCTGGCAGCAGGAATTCGCTGCAGAAGCTGCCGCCGCGGGTATCGGTCCGGCCGGGCTGCAAGCTCTGGCTGCCACGACATACGCCACGCGGACGATTTCGGCAGACCGCAACCAGCGCTCCTTTAGCTATTCTCTTGAAGAGTTCATGCGCGTTCGTGGTGCAGACACGATTGTGCGGCAAGGCCGGCAACGGATCGCTGCAAACCCTGCGTTTTACGACTCGCTCGAGCGTGCATATGGCGTTCCAGCAGCGGTGATCGTCGCGATTCATGGAATGGAAACCGGGTTTGGGAATTTCATGGGCGATGCAAACGTCCTCTCGGCCATTGCAACACTTGCCTATGACTGCCGCCGCACAGCCTTTTTCAGCGAACATGCGCTTGCAGCGCTCACCCTGGTGGATCGCGGTATCATCAGCCCGAATTCGGTCGGCGCGATGCATGGAGAGCTGGGACATACGCAATTCTTGCCGGGCAACGTTCTGCGCTACGGCGTCGATGGTAACGGTGACGGGCGTGTTGACTTGAATAACCTTACAGATGCCATGGCTTCGACTGCGAATTTTTTGCGCCAGAATGGCTGGCGGCCAGGCCAAGGCTATCAAGAAGGCCAGCGCAATTTTAGCGCAATCCAAGCATGGAATGCGGCGCCGGTTTATCAACGCGCCATCGCGATTATGGCGAGCCAGATAGAAGGCTAA